In Neisseria dentiae, one DNA window encodes the following:
- the glmM gene encoding phosphoglucosamine mutase: MAKKYFGTDGVRGEVGQFPITPDFVLKLGYAAGQVLVQHDSEHKPTVIIGKDTRISGYMLEAALVAGFTAAGVNVIQTGPLPTPGVAYLTRALRLSAGVMISASHNVYSDNGIKFFAEGGVKLSDEIELEIEAKLDEEMKTLPSDKLGRARRVNGADDRYIEFCKSTFPANLDLRGLKLVVDTANGAGYDVAPKVFHELGAKVVAIGNEPDGYNINEKCGATHPKALQAAVLQNEADYGIALDGDGDRLIMVDKNGKVYDGDSLIYVIAKARAKEGVEIGGVVGTVMTNMAMELALKEQGVAFCRAKVGDRYVLEQLHQRGWLIGGEASGHILCMDKHNTGDGIISALQVLAALRILKQDLMTVCSDWQAFPQTMINVRIQKGQDWQSASKDVLAEVEKELEGKGRVVLRASGTEPVVRVMVEARQIDQAKKGAERIAAAIQGTAESAAKAKK, encoded by the coding sequence ATGGCAAAGAAATATTTCGGCACCGACGGCGTGCGCGGTGAAGTGGGTCAGTTTCCGATTACCCCCGATTTTGTATTGAAGCTCGGTTATGCCGCAGGCCAGGTGCTGGTTCAGCACGACAGCGAACACAAGCCTACCGTGATTATCGGTAAAGACACCCGTATTTCAGGTTATATGCTCGAAGCCGCATTGGTGGCCGGTTTTACCGCCGCCGGCGTCAACGTTATCCAAACCGGCCCGCTGCCCACGCCCGGCGTGGCCTATCTCACGCGCGCGCTGCGCCTGTCGGCCGGCGTGATGATTTCCGCATCACACAATGTTTATTCCGACAACGGCATCAAATTTTTCGCCGAAGGCGGCGTGAAGCTTTCCGACGAAATCGAGTTGGAAATCGAAGCCAAACTCGACGAAGAAATGAAAACCCTGCCTTCCGACAAACTCGGCCGCGCCCGCCGCGTGAACGGTGCCGACGACCGCTATATCGAATTCTGCAAATCCACTTTCCCCGCCAACCTCGATCTGCGCGGCCTGAAGCTGGTGGTGGACACCGCCAACGGCGCAGGTTACGACGTTGCGCCCAAAGTGTTTCACGAGCTGGGTGCGAAAGTGGTGGCCATCGGCAACGAACCCGACGGCTACAACATCAACGAAAAATGCGGCGCCACCCATCCGAAAGCCTTGCAGGCGGCGGTGCTGCAAAACGAAGCCGACTACGGCATCGCGCTCGACGGCGACGGCGACCGCCTGATTATGGTGGATAAAAACGGCAAGGTTTACGACGGCGACAGCCTGATTTACGTGATTGCCAAAGCCCGCGCCAAAGAAGGCGTGGAAATCGGCGGCGTGGTCGGCACCGTGATGACCAATATGGCGATGGAGCTGGCCTTGAAAGAGCAAGGGGTTGCCTTCTGCCGCGCCAAAGTGGGCGACCGCTATGTGCTCGAGCAGCTGCATCAGCGCGGCTGGTTAATCGGCGGCGAAGCCAGCGGCCATATTCTGTGTATGGACAAACACAACACCGGCGACGGCATCATTTCGGCCCTGCAAGTGTTGGCCGCTCTGCGCATTCTGAAGCAGGACCTGATGACCGTGTGTTCCGACTGGCAGGCGTTTCCGCAAACCATGATCAACGTGCGTATTCAAAAAGGGCAGGATTGGCAGAGCGCCTCGAAAGACGTGCTGGCCGAAGTGGAAAAAGAGCTTGAAGGCAAAGGCCGCGTGGTGTTGCGCGCTTCGGGCACCGAGCCTGTGGTGCGCGTGATGGTGGAAGCCCGCCAGATCGATCAGGCCAAAAAAGGGGCGGAACGCATCGCCGCCGCCATTCAGGGCACGGCGGAATCTGCGGCAAAAGCCAAGAAATAA
- a CDS encoding DoxX family protein has translation MGVLSRFQPVILSILRITAAYMFMLHGTAKLFALPHIERFDNLQLMSLSGIAGVFEAFGGLLLLLGLFTRPVAFVLSGLMASAYFIAHASAAPLLPLINDGELAALYCFVFLYLASAGGGAWALDNAFKKAA, from the coding sequence ATGGGCGTTTTATCGCGTTTTCAGCCTGTTATTCTTTCTATTCTGCGCATTACCGCAGCCTATATGTTTATGCTGCACGGCACGGCGAAGCTGTTTGCCTTGCCGCATATCGAAAGATTCGATAATTTGCAGTTGATGTCTCTTTCCGGCATTGCGGGTGTTTTCGAGGCCTTCGGCGGCTTGCTGCTGTTGCTCGGTTTGTTTACCCGCCCCGTTGCATTCGTGCTTTCCGGTTTGATGGCTTCGGCTTATTTTATTGCACACGCTTCTGCCGCGCCTTTGTTGCCGCTGATTAACGACGGTGAGCTGGCTGCGTTATACTGCTTCGTTTTTCTCTATTTGGCTTCTGCCGGCGGCGGCGCGTGGGCCTTGGACAACGCATTCAAAAAAGCGGCATAA
- the prmB gene encoding 50S ribosomal protein L3 N(5)-glutamine methyltransferase yields MFSEAAKHLSTVRDILRFAVSRFNEAGLHFGHGSDNAHDEAAYLILHTLNLPLDTLEPYLDAKLLSAEKEEVLGLIERRVTERIPVAYLTHQAWQGEFDFYVDERVIVPRSFVYELLGEPLLPWIEHEELVHRALDLCTGSGCLAIQMAHHYPAAEIDAVDLSLDALEVAAVNIESYGLEERINLIHTDLFEGLEGTYDLIVSNPPYVDAESVAELPEEYLHEPELALGSGSDGLDATREIILQAAKFLNPKGVLLVEIGHNRDVLEAAYPELPFTWLETSGGDGFVFLLTREQLLGGE; encoded by the coding sequence ATGTTTTCCGAAGCCGCCAAACACCTCTCCACCGTGCGCGATATTTTGCGCTTTGCCGTAAGCCGTTTCAACGAAGCCGGGCTGCATTTCGGCCACGGCAGCGACAACGCCCACGACGAAGCCGCCTATCTGATACTGCACACCCTCAACCTGCCGTTAGACACGCTCGAACCCTATCTCGATGCCAAGCTGCTGAGCGCCGAAAAAGAAGAAGTGCTCGGCCTGATCGAGCGGCGCGTAACCGAACGCATTCCTGTGGCCTACCTCACCCATCAGGCCTGGCAGGGCGAGTTTGATTTTTATGTCGACGAGCGCGTGATTGTGCCCCGTTCGTTTGTTTACGAGCTGTTAGGCGAACCGCTGCTGCCGTGGATAGAACATGAAGAGCTGGTACACCGCGCACTGGATTTGTGCACCGGCAGCGGCTGTTTGGCCATCCAAATGGCGCACCACTACCCCGCCGCCGAAATCGATGCCGTCGATTTAAGCCTCGATGCCTTGGAAGTGGCCGCCGTCAACATCGAAAGCTACGGCCTCGAAGAGCGCATCAACCTGATCCACACCGATTTGTTCGAAGGGTTGGAAGGCACATACGATTTAATCGTTTCCAACCCGCCTTACGTCGATGCCGAATCAGTGGCCGAACTGCCCGAAGAATACCTGCACGAGCCGGAGCTGGCCCTGGGCAGCGGTTCGGACGGTCTCGACGCCACCCGCGAAATCATCTTGCAGGCCGCCAAGTTCTTAAACCCAAAAGGTGTGCTGCTGGTTGAAATCGGCCATAACCGCGACGTGCTGGAAGCCGCTTATCCCGAACTGCCGTTCACTTGGCTGGAAACCAGCGGCGGCGACGGCTTCGTGTTTCTGCTCACGCGCGAACAGCTTCTGGGCGGGGAATAA
- the proW gene encoding glycine betaine/L-proline ABC transporter permease ProW, with the protein MPADNPWGTAPQTAAESASAASAPATDTAAALSAGQADGQPFSWLQPFDHARIPLDRWVEQLIAWVVQHFRGFFTAVKAPIDWTLTTIEGALQAVPPLVLIAVLALLAWQLAGKKLALGTLAGMLFIGLIGAWQETVTTLSLVLTAVLFCMLIGIPAGIAMARSEKIARVLRPLLDAMQTTPAFVYLVPIVMLFGIGNVPGVVVTIIFAVPPVIRLTNLGIRQVPEDLIEAAHSFGADAKQMLFKVQLPLAMPTIMAGVNQTLMLSLSMVVIASMISVGGLGLMVLRGIGRLDIGLASIGGLGIVIMAIVLDRMTQSLGQSSRSRGERWYRTGPVGLFKGKTA; encoded by the coding sequence ATGCCGGCCGACAATCCTTGGGGCACCGCCCCGCAAACCGCCGCCGAAAGCGCCTCAGCCGCTTCGGCCCCCGCCACCGACACGGCCGCCGCGCTTTCCGCCGGCCAAGCCGACGGCCAGCCGTTTTCGTGGTTGCAGCCGTTCGACCATGCACGCATTCCGCTCGACCGTTGGGTGGAACAGCTGATCGCGTGGGTAGTGCAGCATTTCCGCGGCTTTTTCACCGCCGTCAAAGCACCGATCGATTGGACTTTAACCACCATCGAAGGGGCGTTGCAGGCCGTGCCGCCGCTGGTGTTGATTGCCGTGCTGGCGCTCTTGGCGTGGCAGCTTGCCGGCAAAAAGCTGGCGCTAGGCACCTTGGCGGGCATGCTGTTTATCGGCCTGATCGGCGCGTGGCAAGAAACCGTTACCACTTTGTCGCTGGTGCTGACCGCCGTGCTGTTCTGCATGTTGATCGGCATTCCCGCCGGCATTGCGATGGCGCGCAGCGAAAAAATCGCCAGGGTACTGCGGCCGCTGCTGGACGCGATGCAGACCACGCCCGCGTTTGTGTATCTGGTGCCGATTGTGATGCTGTTCGGCATCGGCAACGTGCCCGGGGTGGTTGTAACGATTATTTTCGCCGTGCCGCCGGTTATCCGCCTCACCAACCTAGGTATACGCCAAGTGCCGGAAGACTTAATCGAAGCCGCACATTCGTTCGGCGCCGATGCCAAACAAATGCTGTTTAAAGTGCAACTACCGCTGGCCATGCCCACCATCATGGCGGGCGTGAACCAAACGCTGATGCTCAGCCTGTCGATGGTAGTGATCGCCTCGATGATTTCGGTGGGCGGCTTGGGGCTGATGGTGCTGCGCGGCATCGGCCGCTTGGACATCGGCTTAGCTTCCATCGGCGGCTTGGGTATAGTGATTATGGCGATTGTGCTCGACCGCATGACACAATCGCTGGGGCAGAGCAGCCGCAGCAGGGGCGAGCGTTGGTACCGCACCGGCCCCGTCGGCCTGTTTAAAGGCAAAACCGCTTAA
- a CDS encoding DedA family protein, with translation MLAILEAFFIQYGYAAVFLVLLACGFGVPIPEDVTLVAGGVISGLGYTNVHIMVAVGMLGVLAGDGLMFVAGRVFGHKILKVRFIARVMTPKRYAQVQEKFDKYGNRVLFVARFLPGLRTPIFITAGISRKVSYLRFLIMDGLAALISVPVWVYLGSYGAENREWLMHKVHQFQSGLFVLIGIGAVVLLYFWWKKRQRQRFFREHIRSIRAKRKERKAARKAAEKQAD, from the coding sequence ATGCTTGCGATTTTAGAAGCGTTTTTTATCCAATACGGTTACGCGGCGGTGTTTTTGGTGCTGCTGGCGTGCGGGTTCGGCGTGCCGATACCCGAAGACGTTACCTTGGTGGCCGGCGGCGTGATTTCCGGCCTGGGCTATACCAACGTGCATATCATGGTGGCGGTGGGCATGCTCGGCGTGTTGGCGGGCGACGGCCTGATGTTTGTTGCAGGCCGAGTGTTCGGCCATAAAATCTTGAAAGTGCGCTTTATCGCCCGCGTGATGACGCCGAAACGCTATGCGCAAGTGCAGGAAAAATTCGATAAATACGGCAACCGCGTGCTGTTTGTCGCCCGCTTCCTGCCCGGCCTGCGCACGCCGATTTTTATCACCGCCGGCATCAGCCGCAAAGTTTCTTACCTGCGCTTTTTGATTATGGACGGCCTGGCCGCGCTGATTTCGGTGCCGGTGTGGGTGTATCTCGGCTCATACGGAGCCGAAAACCGCGAATGGCTGATGCACAAAGTGCACCAGTTCCAATCGGGGCTGTTCGTTTTAATCGGCATCGGCGCGGTGGTGTTGCTGTATTTCTGGTGGAAGAAACGCCAACGCCAACGCTTTTTTCGCGAGCATATCCGCAGCATCCGTGCCAAACGCAAAGAGCGCAAGGCTGCGCGCAAAGCGGCGGAAAAGCAGGCCGATTGA
- the speB gene encoding agmatinase, whose protein sequence is MNGKIYGDGAFRRETLQGSTIENTYAGALSFMRRRYTRDLAGVDVVVSGVPLDLATTFRPGARLGPAAIRAASVQLAELNLFPWGFDPFDDLAVIDYGDCWFDAHQPWTIRETIKQHALDIIINSNAKMLTFGGDHFITYPLLQAHAEKYGKPLSLLHFDAHCDTWPDDAPESLNHGTMFYKAIKDGLINPHTSAQVGIRTWNSDFMGMNMLFAPWVNENGIEATVKRIYDIIGNHPVYITFDIDCLDPAFAPGTGTPVPGGLNSHTALGIIRALGNLNIVGMDVVEVSPAYDNAEITAIAAAHVAADMLCLMRNKKVAGML, encoded by the coding sequence ATGAACGGAAAAATCTACGGCGACGGCGCGTTCCGCCGCGAAACGCTGCAAGGCTCCACCATCGAAAACACCTATGCCGGCGCCTTATCGTTTATGCGCCGCCGTTACACCCGCGATTTGGCCGGTGTCGATGTGGTGGTGTCGGGCGTGCCGCTCGACCTGGCCACCACCTTCCGCCCCGGCGCACGTTTAGGCCCCGCCGCCATCCGTGCCGCCAGCGTGCAACTGGCCGAACTAAACCTGTTTCCGTGGGGTTTCGACCCGTTCGACGATTTGGCCGTTATCGATTACGGCGACTGCTGGTTCGATGCCCACCAACCGTGGACGATACGCGAAACCATCAAACAGCACGCGCTCGACATCATCATCAACAGCAATGCCAAAATGCTCACTTTCGGCGGCGACCACTTCATCACCTATCCCTTATTGCAGGCGCACGCCGAAAAATACGGCAAGCCCTTGAGCCTTTTGCATTTCGACGCCCACTGCGACACTTGGCCCGACGACGCGCCCGAATCGCTCAACCACGGCACCATGTTTTACAAAGCCATTAAAGACGGCCTGATCAATCCGCACACTTCCGCGCAAGTCGGCATCCGCACCTGGAATAGCGACTTTATGGGTATGAATATGCTGTTTGCGCCGTGGGTGAACGAAAACGGCATCGAAGCCACCGTCAAACGCATCTACGACATCATCGGCAACCACCCCGTTTACATCACCTTCGATATCGACTGCCTCGACCCCGCGTTCGCCCCCGGTACCGGCACCCCCGTTCCCGGCGGCCTCAATTCGCATACCGCACTGGGCATAATCCGCGCGCTGGGCAATTTGAATATCGTCGGTATGGACGTGGTGGAAGTTTCACCGGCCTACGACAACGCCGAAATCACCGCCATCGCCGCCGCCCACGTTGCCGCCGATATGCTGTGCCTGATGCGCAATAAGAAAGTGGCGGGCATGCTGTAA
- a CDS encoding nitroreductase family protein — MTYQNIQQTAQTRRSVYALNKNLPLPASEVAGIVEHAVLHTPSSFNSQSTRVVVLFGAEHEKLWQFAEDALRAIVPADKFEPTRQKLDMFKAAAGSVLFFEDQEVVKGLQAQFPTYADNFPVWAEHTNAMHQYAVWTTLAAAGIGANLQHYNPLIDAAVAKEWDIPASWTLRAQMVFGGIAAPAGEKTFAPLEGRFKVFGA; from the coding sequence ATGACTTACCAAAATATCCAACAAACGGCGCAAACCCGCCGTTCGGTTTATGCGTTAAACAAAAACCTGCCGCTGCCGGCATCGGAAGTGGCGGGCATCGTTGAGCACGCCGTGCTGCACACGCCTTCTTCGTTTAATTCGCAATCTACCCGCGTGGTGGTGCTGTTCGGTGCCGAGCATGAAAAATTGTGGCAGTTTGCCGAAGATGCGTTGCGCGCCATCGTTCCTGCCGACAAATTCGAGCCTACCCGACAAAAACTCGATATGTTTAAAGCCGCCGCAGGCTCGGTGCTGTTTTTTGAAGATCAAGAGGTAGTGAAAGGTTTGCAGGCGCAATTCCCCACTTATGCCGACAACTTCCCCGTGTGGGCCGAGCACACCAACGCCATGCACCAATATGCCGTGTGGACCACGCTGGCCGCAGCCGGCATCGGTGCCAACCTGCAACACTACAATCCGCTGATTGACGCGGCCGTGGCCAAAGAGTGGGATATTCCCGCTTCGTGGACTCTGCGCGCGCAAATGGTGTTCGGCGGCATTGCAGCCCCCGCAGGCGAAAAAACGTTTGCTCCGTTGGAAGGCCGTTTCAAAGTGTTCGGCGCATAA
- a CDS encoding LysR family transcriptional regulator, whose product MDTLFSLKVFRQVVQNGSFTRAAEQLGISTAMASKHVSHLENTIQAKLLHRNSRNLHLTETGEEYFRQCSYALETLETAARKAANGTDKPQGVLRITMPRWFANPRFSGWLAEYAARYPDVSLYLDLSNRHVDLIAEGYDLALRVSDTPNPSLIVKPLADIEFLLLASPDYLRRNGVPQTPEELGNHPAVLASYVDMSGIEIRHNGSGKRTKLALNPVAHSNSALMTGSLIRAGAGIGYQPAWCVDEDLASGRLVQLLPDYHIFTTKLYAAYIDRTFLSAKVRSFIDFLSEKTAG is encoded by the coding sequence ATGGACACCCTGTTCAGCCTCAAAGTATTCCGCCAAGTGGTGCAAAACGGCAGTTTCACCCGCGCCGCCGAACAGCTCGGCATTTCCACCGCCATGGCCAGCAAACACGTGAGCCATCTCGAAAACACCATACAGGCCAAACTGCTGCACCGCAACAGCCGCAACCTGCACTTAACCGAAACGGGCGAAGAATATTTCCGCCAATGCAGCTACGCGCTCGAAACGCTGGAAACCGCCGCCCGCAAAGCCGCCAACGGCACCGACAAACCGCAGGGCGTGTTGCGCATCACCATGCCGCGCTGGTTTGCCAACCCGCGTTTCAGCGGCTGGCTGGCCGAATACGCCGCACGTTACCCCGACGTGTCGCTCTATCTTGATCTGAGCAACCGCCACGTTGATCTGATTGCCGAAGGTTACGACCTGGCCTTGCGCGTATCCGACACGCCCAACCCTTCGCTGATTGTGAAGCCGCTGGCCGATATCGAATTTCTGCTGCTCGCCTCGCCGGATTATCTGCGCCGCAACGGTGTGCCGCAAACCCCCGAAGAGCTTGGCAACCATCCGGCGGTGCTGGCTTCTTATGTGGATATGAGCGGCATCGAAATACGCCACAACGGCAGCGGCAAGCGCACCAAACTGGCCTTGAACCCCGTTGCCCACTCCAACAGCGCGCTGATGACAGGCAGCCTGATCCGCGCAGGCGCCGGCATCGGCTACCAGCCTGCATGGTGCGTGGACGAAGATTTGGCTTCGGGCAGACTGGTGCAGCTGCTGCCGGATTACCATATTTTCACCACCAAACTATATGCGGCCTATATAGACCGCACGTTTTTAAGCGCGAAAGTACGCAGCTTTATCGATTTTTTAAGCGAGAAAACCGCCGGTTGA
- the proV gene encoding glycine betaine/L-proline ABC transporter ATP-binding protein ProV: MTEKSTAKLTVRNLYKIFGPHPKAALKLHGKGLSKEEIFAETGSTVAVADVNLEIYEGEIFVIMGLSGSGKSTLVRLFNRLIEPSGGQVLIDGEDVVAMDDARLRQVRREKISMVFQSFALMPHLTNRRNVAFGLEMAGVAEAERNGRAQAALEQVGLGAYGDSYPDELSGGMCQRVGLARALANNPAILLMDEAFSALDPLIRTEMQDELINLQAHEKRTIVFISHDLDEAMRIGNRIAIMQGGSVVQVGTPDEILRQPANDYVRSFFKEVNVSQVYTAGDLARRTQLTFPHRAGQDNMRSFLKRMRDHDREYGFLLDDEKHFVGVISADSLKEAISRQEPIRAAVLPDLAAVKADTPIRDMLNTAAQFPCPVPVVDAQGRHIGSVSKVALLETLSPPEE, translated from the coding sequence ATGACTGAAAAATCCACGGCCAAACTCACGGTTAGAAATCTTTACAAGATTTTCGGCCCGCATCCGAAAGCGGCACTCAAGCTGCACGGCAAGGGTTTGTCGAAAGAGGAAATTTTTGCCGAAACCGGCAGCACGGTGGCGGTGGCCGATGTGAATCTGGAAATCTACGAAGGCGAGATTTTCGTGATTATGGGTTTGTCCGGCTCCGGCAAATCCACGCTGGTGCGCCTGTTCAACCGCTTAATCGAACCCAGCGGCGGCCAGGTGCTGATCGACGGTGAAGATGTGGTGGCGATGGACGACGCGCGGTTGCGCCAAGTGCGCCGCGAAAAAATCAGCATGGTGTTCCAATCGTTTGCGCTGATGCCGCATCTGACCAACCGCCGCAACGTGGCGTTCGGGTTGGAGATGGCGGGCGTGGCGGAGGCCGAACGCAACGGGCGGGCGCAGGCGGCTTTGGAGCAGGTGGGCTTGGGTGCCTACGGCGACAGCTACCCCGACGAATTGTCGGGCGGTATGTGCCAGCGGGTGGGCTTGGCGCGCGCGCTGGCGAACAATCCGGCCATTTTGCTGATGGACGAGGCGTTTTCGGCGCTCGACCCGCTGATACGCACCGAAATGCAGGACGAGCTGATTAACCTTCAGGCGCATGAAAAGCGCACCATCGTGTTTATTTCGCACGATCTCGACGAAGCGATGCGCATCGGCAACCGTATCGCCATCATGCAGGGCGGCAGCGTGGTGCAGGTGGGCACGCCCGACGAAATCCTGCGCCAACCCGCCAACGATTATGTGCGCTCGTTTTTCAAAGAAGTGAACGTGTCGCAGGTTTATACCGCAGGCGATTTGGCGCGGCGCACGCAGTTGACCTTTCCGCACCGTGCAGGGCAGGACAATATGCGCAGCTTTTTGAAGCGCATGCGCGATCACGACCGCGAATACGGTTTCCTGCTCGACGATGAAAAGCATTTTGTCGGCGTGATTTCCGCCGATTCGCTGAAAGAGGCCATCAGCCGGCAGGAGCCTATCCGCGCCGCCGTACTGCCGGATTTAGCCGCCGTGAAGGCCGACACGCCGATACGCGATATGCTCAATACCGCCGCCCAGTTTCCCTGCCCGGTGCCGGTAGTGGACGCGCAAGGCCGCCACATCGGCTCGGTGAGCAAGGTGGCGCTGCTGGAAACGCTAAGCCCGCCGGAAGAGTAG
- the ppk1 gene encoding polyphosphate kinase 1, translated as MSETNRLLCRELSLLAFNRRVLAQAQDTRVPLLERLRFLCIVSSNLDEFFEVRMAYLKREQKQRPNLILDSGKTPAETIAAAREEARALIREQYALFNEELQPALSKEGIHFYRRRNWTPEQRAWIQDYFDRELLQILTPIGLDPSHPFPRPLNKSLNFAVELVGTDAFGRASGMAIVQAPRILPRVLKLPPEICNGDNGFVFLSSILHEYVGKLFPGMEVKGCHQFRLTRDSDLTVDEEDLKNLRTAIQSELQDREYGDGVRLEVAETCPAHIYEFLLGHFKLDIDELYQVKGPVNLVRLMAVPDMVERPDLKFPPRTAGLPKSLTKGKSVIDAAAAAPVLLHHPYQSFEPVVRFIQEAAADPDVVAIKMTIYRTGSSSELVKALLRATQAGKIVTVVVELMARFDEANNVNWAQQLENAGAHVVYGVFGYKVHAKMALVIRREEGVLKRYAHLGTGNYHQGTSRIYTDFGLITADEDLTADVNTLFMEITGLGQPGRLNKLYQSPFTLHTMLMESIAREMRHAQDGRPAWIIAKMNSLIEPGIIEALYAASAAGVQIDLIVRGMCALRPEVPGLSDNIRVRSIIGRQLEHSRVYYFYNDGEENTYISSADWMGRNFFRRIETCTPIEDAALKARVIREGLTLALQDNRQAWLMRPDGSYARAEPAEGGEEASLQDQLWAEYGA; from the coding sequence ATGTCTGAAACCAACCGATTACTCTGCCGCGAACTCAGCCTTCTGGCCTTCAACCGCCGTGTGTTGGCGCAAGCGCAGGATACGCGCGTGCCGCTGTTGGAGCGCCTGCGCTTTTTGTGCATCGTATCGTCGAACCTCGACGAATTTTTCGAAGTGCGCATGGCCTATCTCAAGCGCGAGCAGAAGCAGCGCCCCAACCTGATTCTCGACAGCGGCAAAACCCCCGCCGAAACCATCGCCGCGGCCCGCGAAGAAGCCCGCGCGCTGATACGCGAACAATACGCCCTGTTTAACGAAGAGCTGCAACCGGCCTTGAGCAAAGAAGGCATACACTTCTACCGCCGCCGCAACTGGACACCCGAACAGCGTGCGTGGATTCAAGATTATTTCGACCGCGAGCTGCTGCAAATCCTCACCCCCATCGGCCTCGACCCTTCGCACCCGTTCCCGCGTCCGCTCAACAAATCGCTCAACTTCGCCGTCGAATTGGTGGGCACCGACGCATTCGGCCGCGCCTCGGGCATGGCCATCGTGCAGGCGCCGCGCATTCTGCCGCGCGTGCTCAAACTGCCGCCCGAAATCTGCAACGGCGACAACGGCTTCGTGTTTTTATCGTCGATTCTGCACGAATACGTCGGCAAACTCTTCCCCGGCATGGAAGTCAAAGGCTGCCACCAGTTCCGCCTCACGCGCGACAGCGACCTGACCGTTGACGAAGAAGACCTCAAAAACCTGCGCACCGCCATCCAAAGCGAACTGCAAGACAGGGAATACGGCGACGGCGTGCGCCTCGAAGTGGCCGAAACCTGCCCCGCCCATATCTACGAATTCCTGCTCGGCCATTTCAAACTCGATATCGACGAACTCTATCAAGTGAAAGGCCCCGTCAACCTTGTGCGCCTGATGGCCGTGCCCGACATGGTAGAACGCCCCGATTTAAAGTTTCCGCCTCGCACGGCGGGGCTGCCCAAAAGCCTGACCAAAGGCAAATCGGTGATTGACGCCGCCGCAGCCGCCCCCGTGCTGCTGCACCATCCCTACCAATCGTTCGAGCCGGTGGTGCGCTTTATTCAGGAAGCCGCCGCTGACCCCGACGTGGTGGCCATCAAAATGACGATTTACCGCACCGGCAGCAGCTCCGAGCTGGTGAAAGCCCTGCTGCGCGCCACGCAGGCGGGCAAAATCGTAACCGTGGTGGTGGAGCTGATGGCGCGTTTCGATGAAGCTAACAACGTCAACTGGGCGCAGCAGCTTGAAAACGCTGGTGCGCACGTGGTGTACGGCGTGTTCGGCTACAAAGTGCACGCCAAAATGGCGCTGGTTATCCGCCGCGAAGAAGGCGTGCTCAAACGCTACGCCCACTTGGGCACCGGCAACTACCACCAGGGCACCTCGCGCATCTACACCGATTTCGGCCTGATTACCGCCGACGAAGACCTCACCGCCGATGTGAACACCCTGTTTATGGAAATCACCGGATTAGGGCAGCCGGGCCGTCTGAACAAACTCTACCAAAGCCCGTTTACCCTGCACACTATGCTGATGGAAAGCATAGCGCGCGAAATGCGCCACGCCCAAGACGGCCGCCCCGCATGGATTATCGCCAAGATGAATTCGCTGATCGAACCCGGCATCATCGAAGCCCTATACGCCGCCAGCGCCGCCGGCGTGCAAATCGACCTGATTGTGCGCGGCATGTGCGCCCTGCGCCCCGAAGTGCCCGGCCTGTCCGACAACATCCGCGTGCGCTCCATCATCGGCCGCCAGCTCGAACACTCGCGCGTGTATTATTTTTATAACGACGGCGAAGAAAACACCTATATTTCCAGCGCCGATTGGATGGGCCGCAACTTCTTCCGCCGCATCGAAACCTGCACGCCCATCGAAGACGCCGCCCTGAAAGCCCGCGTGATACGCGAAGGCCTCACCCTTGCCCTGCAAGACAACCGGCAGGCATGGCTGATGCGCCCCGACGGCAGCTACGCGCGCGCCGAGCCTGCCGAAGGCGGAGAAGAGGCCAGCCTGCAAGACCAACTGTGGGCGGAATACGGCGCTTAA